One genomic region from Erythrobacter mangrovi encodes:
- a CDS encoding fatty acid desaturase family protein, with the protein MTTHQTIPSADFVARREAGENWHAQMPDDKAMLRAARDLTKDIAEARANIYWPDMLGSTLVGYATLIGAILVDNGWLALALGLVSALTLYRALLFIHEISHLHRDALPGFRSAWNLLVGIPMLMPSFMYENVHTLHHKRTQYGTIEDPEYLPLALMKPWSLPVFVLVALLAPVALLFRCAILLPLGLIVPPIRRLTWERFSALAINPDFRRRPAEGEFRSRVIRLEIGSFIWAWALIASVFVWGWRPLLITLAVVSLTAVLNQLRTLVAHLWENEGEAMTVTAQFLDSVNVPPPGLVAEIWAPVGLRYHALHHLMPSMPYHALPEAHRRLKRELGAGSTYDGANHAGMAVLVARIARSTMRPRG; encoded by the coding sequence ATGACAACACACCAGACGATCCCATCTGCCGATTTCGTCGCCCGCCGCGAAGCGGGTGAGAACTGGCATGCGCAGATGCCCGACGACAAGGCGATGCTGCGCGCTGCGCGCGATCTGACCAAGGATATCGCCGAGGCCCGGGCCAACATCTACTGGCCCGACATGCTCGGCTCGACGCTGGTCGGTTATGCCACGCTGATCGGCGCAATCCTGGTCGACAACGGCTGGCTCGCGCTGGCGCTTGGGCTAGTCTCGGCGCTGACGCTCTACCGCGCGCTGCTGTTCATCCACGAAATTTCCCACCTGCACCGCGATGCGCTGCCGGGTTTCCGCAGCGCTTGGAACCTGCTTGTCGGCATCCCGATGCTGATGCCTTCCTTCATGTACGAGAACGTGCACACGCTGCACCACAAGCGCACCCAGTACGGTACCATCGAAGACCCCGAATACCTGCCGCTGGCGCTGATGAAGCCCTGGAGCCTGCCGGTCTTCGTGCTGGTTGCGCTGCTCGCACCCGTCGCGCTGCTGTTCCGCTGTGCGATATTGCTGCCGCTCGGCCTGATCGTCCCGCCGATCCGCCGCCTGACCTGGGAACGGTTCTCCGCCCTGGCGATCAACCCCGATTTCCGTCGCCGCCCAGCCGAAGGCGAATTCCGCAGCCGGGTGATCCGGCTGGAGATCGGTAGCTTCATCTGGGCCTGGGCGCTTATTGCCAGCGTCTTCGTATGGGGCTGGCGCCCGCTGCTGATCACGCTGGCGGTAGTTTCGTTGACTGCGGTGCTCAACCAGCTGCGCACCCTCGTCGCCCACTTGTGGGAGAATGAGGGCGAGGCGATGACGGTGACCGCGCAGTTCCTCGATTCGGTCAATGTCCCGCCACCGGGACTGGTCGCGGAAATCTGGGCGCCGGTGGGCCTGCGCTACCATGCGCTGCACCATCTGATGCCTTCCATGCCCTACCACGCGCTGCCCGAGGCGCATCGGCGCCTTAAGCGGGAACTGGGTGCCGGTTCGACCTATGACGGGGCCAACCACGCGGGCATGGCGGTGCTGGTGGCACGGATCGCGCGCAGCACGATGCGGCCGCGCGGCTGA